A single region of the Triticum dicoccoides isolate Atlit2015 ecotype Zavitan chromosome 2B, WEW_v2.0, whole genome shotgun sequence genome encodes:
- the LOC119361849 gene encoding protein usf-like, with amino-acid sequence MAVAGQFQKVQIQREDTTFDAYVVGKQDAPGVVVLQEWWGVNNQVKNHATHISKIGHGYRALVPDLYRGKVALDAAEARHLMEGLDWQGAIKDIQASVKWLKENGSPKVGVTGYCMGGALAIASGVLVPEVDAVVAFYGTPSSELADPSRALAPIQAHFGELDTYVGFADVTAAKSLEEKLESCGVPHEVHIYPGCSHAFMNNTSPEALENQGAIDLAWSCFATWMGRFL; translated from the exons ATGGCCGTCGCCGGCCAGTTCCAGAAGGTGCAGATCCAGCGAGAGGACACG ACCTTCGATGCCTATGTTGTCGGCAAACAGGATGCCCCTGGAGTTGTAGTGTTGCAAGAGTGGTGGGGCGTCAACAACCAGGTCAAGAACCATGCCACCCACATCTCCAAAATCGGCCATGGATACAGAGCGCTTGTTCCAGA TTTGTACCGTGGGAAGGTCGCTCTGGATGCTGCCGAGGCTCGGCATCTGATGGAAGGGCTAGACTGGCAGGGCGCAATCAAGGACATTCAAGCCTCGGTGAAATGGCTCAAGGAAAATGGATCACCCAAG GTTGGTGTTACTGGTTATTGCATGGGAGGTGCCCTGGCAATCGCAAGTGGAGTTTTGGTACCGGAGGTTGATGCTGTTGTTGCTTTCTACGGGACGCCATCGTCGGAGCTTGCTGATCCTTCTAGGGCTCTGGCTCCAATCCAGGCTCATTTTGGGGAGCTCGACACTTATGTCGGGTTTGCTGATGTGACC GCGGCCAAGTCGTTGGAGGAGAAGCTCGAGTCTTGTGGGGTACCACATGAAGTGCACATATACCCTGGATGCTCTCATGCCTTCATGAACAACACATCACCTGAGGCTCTCGAGAATCAGGGAGCCATTGACCTGGCATGGTCCTGCTTTGCTACATGGATGGGTCGTTTCCTGTGA
- the LOC119361850 gene encoding uncharacterized protein LOC119361850 → MDVAVAAALVPNRIPTLRLPASRPSSVRPLTPTAGRPARLLSLARRAPVAAAALGVSQDTGVAMPGADIITQNDLLIVGPGVLGRLVAEKWLKEHPGCKVYGQTASTDHHSELTDIGIIPSLKGSTISQKAPYVIFCAPPSRSDDYPGDLRVAASNWNGEGSFLFTSSTALYDCSDNRLCNEDCPSIPVGRGPRTDVLLRAENVVLEAGGCVLRLAGLYKIDRGAHYFWLRKGTLDSRPDHIINQIHYEDAASLAIAIMKKRPRGRTFLGCDNKPLSRQEIMDAVNKSGKFDTEFQGFTGTDGPLGKRMENSKTRADIGWEPQYPSFTEFLGVDS, encoded by the exons atggatgtcgccgtcgccgccgccctggtTCCCAACCGGATCCCAACCCTCCGTCTCCCCGCATCCCGCCCCTCCTCCGTGAGGCCCCTCACCCCGACCGCCGGccgtccagctcggcttctctcgcTCGCCCGccgcgcgcccgtcgccgccgccgccctcg GGGTATCCCAAGATACAGGGGTCGCGATGCCCGGTGCCGACATTATTACCCAGAACGATCTACTCATCGTCGGCCCAGGTGTGCTTGGGCGACTGGTAGCCGAGAAGTGGCTAAAG GAACATCCAGGATGCAAAGTTTATGGCCAGACCGCAAGCACAGACCATCACAGCGAGCTAACTGATATTGGCATCATTCCCTCCTTGAAGGGATCCACTATCTCTCAAAAGGCTCCATATGTTATTTTCTGCGCTCCTCCATCTCGTTCTGATGATTACCCCGGCGATTTGAG AGTGGCCGCCTCAAATTGGAACGGAGAAGGTTCTTTCCTGTTTACGTCGAGTACTGCTCTTTATGACTGTAGCGACAACAGATTGTGCAATGAG GATTGTCCATCTATTCCAGTTGGCAGGGGTCCTCGTACTGATGTTCTTCTTAGAGCAGAAAATGTTGTTCTGGAGGCAGGAGGCTGTGTTCTCAGGCTAGCAGGACTTTAT AAAATAGATAGAGGTGCTCATTATTTCTGGTTGAGGAAGGGAACACTGGACTCGCGACCAGATCATATTATCAACCAGATCCATTATGAG GATGCGGCGTCCCTTGCAATTGCCATAATGAAAAAGAGACCTCGGGGTCGTACATTTTTGGGCTGTGACAATAAGCCTCTTTCCAG GCAGGAGATAATGGACGCTGTTAACAAAAGTGGGAAGTTCGACACGGAATTCCAAGGTTTCACTG GTACCGACGGTCCGTTGGGGAAGAGGATGGAGAATTCCAAAACCCGGGCCGATATCGGGTGGGAGCCCCAATATCCAAGCTTCACAGAGTTCCTCGGCGTCGACAGTTAG
- the LOC119361851 gene encoding nicotianamine synthase-like 5 protein: MEAENSEVAALVQKITGLHAAISKLPSLSPSPQVDALFTELVTACVPSSPVDVTKLGPEAQEMRQDLIRLCSAAEGLLEAHYSDMLTALDSPLDHLGRFPYFDNYVNLSKLEHDLLAGHVAAPARVAFIGSGPLPFSSLFLATYHLPDTRFDNYDRCSVANGRARKLVGAADEGVRSRMAFHTAEIADLTAELGTYDVVFLAALVGMTSKEKANTIAHLGKHMADGAVLVARSAHGARAFLYPVVELDDIGRGGFQVLAVHHPAGDEVFNSFIVARKVKISQEMSA, translated from the coding sequence ATGGAGGCCGAAAACAGCGAGGTGGCTGCTCTGGTCCAGAAGATCACCGGCCTCCACGCCGCCATCTCCAAGCTCCCGTCGCTAAGCCCGTCCCCTCAAGTCGACGCGCTCTTCACCGAGCTGGTCACAGCGTGCGTCCCGTCGAGCCCGGTGGACGTGACCAAGCTCGGCCCGGAGGCGCAGGAGATGCGGCAGGACCTCATCCGCCTCTGCTCGGCCGCCGAGGGGCTGCTCGAGGCGCACTACTCCGACATGCTCACCGCCTTGGACAGCCCGCTCGACCACCTCGGCCGCTTCCCTTACTTCGACAACTACGTCAACCTGAGCAAGCTCGAGCACGACCTTCTTGCCGGTCACGTGGCGGCCCCGGCCCGTGTGGCGTTCATCGGGTCGGGACCGCTGCCGTTCAGCTCCCTCTTCCTCGCGACGTACCACCTGCCGGACACCCGGTTCGACAACTACGACCGGTGCAGCGTGGCCAATGGCCGGGCGAGGAAGCTGGTCGGCGCGGCGGATGAGGGCGTGCGCTCGCGCATGGCGTTCCACACGGCCGAAATCGCGGACCTCACGGCTGAGCTCGGCACGTATGATGTGGTCTTCCTGGCGGCGCTCGTGGGAATGACGTCCAAGGAGAAGGCCAACACCATCGCGCACTTGGGGAAGCACATGGCAGATGGGGCGGTGCTCGTCGCGCGAAGCGCCCACGGGGCACGAGCGTTCCTGTATCCTGTAGTGGAGCTGGATGATATCGGGCGTGGCGGGTTCCAAGTGTTGGCTGTGCACCATCCTGCGGGCGATGAGGTGTTCAACTCATTTATTGTTGCACGGAAGGTGAAGATATCACAAGAAATGAGTGCTTAG